The DNA window GTTCCCCCGCGCGCGTCATCAACGTCACGGGAAACTCGCCGCTCTCGTCAATGTGGGCTGCGACCGGCGCGACGTGCTCACGAGCGAACAGTTCAATCGCGTGCTGGAATTCCAATTGGGCGGACGTGAATTCGAGGATCATCGTGGGCTTCTGAGCGGGCGCGGCATGCCGCGCCCCTACGCGTTCATTCGTGCTTCTTGCTGCTTGCGACTTGCTGCTGTCCCAACCGCTCAAACACCGGCCTGAGACGGGAGGCCGACTGCTCCAGATCCTCCGGCAGCACCCGCACCTCGCCGACAACCGAGACGAAATTGGTGTCCCCATTCCAGCGTGGCACGACGTGGATGTGCAGGTGATCCACGATACCGGCGCCGGCGGCACGGCCGAGATTCATCCCGACATTCAGTCCCTGGGGGCGGTACACCTCACTGAGTACGGCTTCTGTCAGCGACGTCAATTCGATCATGCGGGCACGTTCCGCAGGCGACGCCGCGCCCAGCGTCGCGATGTGGCGCGCGGGCACGATCATCAGATGCCCACTGTTGTACGGGAACATGTTCAGGATGACGAACGCGTTCTCGTCGCGGTAGACGACGAGAGGGGCCTGGTCGGCCTGGGAGAGCGCCGCGCAAAAGACACAGCCGCCCGCGTCATCGACCTTGTTCACGTATTCGAGCCTCCACGGCGACCATAGGCGTTCCACGGGCGTCAGGACGCAGCGGGTGGCGGGTTCTCGTTGGACGTCGGACCGATGTCGGCCGCCGCGACTCCAACGACCGGTCGGACCTCAACCTCGTGGTTGATGAGATCCTTCAGTTCCTTGCCCGGCTTGAAATACGGCACGCGCTTGGGCGGCACGTCCACGCGGGCGCCCGTCTTGGGGTTACGCCCCTTGCGCGGCTCGCGCTGCCGGAGACGAAAACTCCCGAACCCCCGCAACTCGATCTTCTCGCCCTTCTGGAGCGCATCGATGATGCTGCGGAAGACCGTGTCGACGATGACCTCGGAGTGTTTCTTGGTGAGGTCCGACACGCGCGAAACTTCTTCGACGAGTTCGGCCTTGGTCATGGATGACTCGCGGCAGGAAGATGACGCCCGGCTGGCGCGACCAAGACCCGGAATCGGGCCGTGCCGCGCCGCCGGAACCAAACACCTGGCCGCCTCCTCGGCGGCCGTCCGACTACTTCCCGTCCCGCTGCTGCTGGCGGAAGTGATCCGCCAGGGTGGCCTGCGGCTTTCCGGTGTTCTCGGAATACGTGGCCCAATCGGCGCGGTCCTGTTCCACCCGCATCGCGCGGATGCTCAGGCCGATCTTCCGCTCGGACGGACTCAGCTTGATGATCTTCATCGGGTAGGTCTT is part of the Acidobacteriota bacterium genome and encodes:
- a CDS encoding HIT domain-containing protein → MNKVDDAGGCVFCAALSQADQAPLVVYRDENAFVILNMFPYNSGHLMIVPARHIATLGAASPAERARMIELTSLTEAVLSEVYRPQGLNVGMNLGRAAGAGIVDHLHIHVVPRWNGDTNFVSVVGEVRVLPEDLEQSASRLRPVFERLGQQQVASSKKHE
- a CDS encoding integration host factor subunit beta; translation: MTKAELVEEVSRVSDLTKKHSEVIVDTVFRSIIDALQKGEKIELRGFGSFRLRQREPRKGRNPKTGARVDVPPKRVPYFKPGKELKDLINHEVEVRPVVGVAAADIGPTSNENPPPAAS